The proteins below are encoded in one region of Deltaproteobacteria bacterium:
- a CDS encoding nucleotidyltransferase domain-containing protein — translation MSLLRFMKISADEVDLAVHAYVDQITAVSMPTAIYVFGSMASGQASVESDIDLLVIYPDEATARAAQTAVLRLKCPCSVAADIIFIDVAAWWQRRRYSPLIETVQTEGKLVYGAAPLRREATQ, via the coding sequence ATGTCGCTGCTTCGTTTCATGAAAATTAGTGCCGATGAGGTCGATCTTGCTGTGCATGCCTATGTCGACCAAATCACTGCAGTCAGCATGCCGACGGCCATCTACGTTTTTGGCTCGATGGCAAGTGGACAGGCCAGTGTTGAGTCCGACATTGATTTGCTGGTCATTTACCCGGACGAAGCCACGGCTAGGGCGGCTCAAACAGCTGTGTTGCGACTCAAGTGCCCTTGTTCCGTGGCTGCCGATATTATTTTTATCGACGTTGCTGCATGGTGGCAAAGGCGTCGTTATAGTCCCTTAATCGAGACTGTCCAAACAGAGGGAAAGCTCGTATACGGAGCCGCACCGCTACGGAGAGAAGCTACCCAATGA
- a CDS encoding nucleoside-diphosphate kinase → MIQQTLSIIKPDGTERNLVGKIVSRFEEAGLKVVAMKRKRLSDHEAKGFYAVHKDRPFFGELVQMMTSGPVVLMVLEGENAVVRNRELMGATDPAKAAAGTIRKDFAKSIGENTVHGSDSPENARTEVNYFFAATEVG, encoded by the coding sequence GTGATTCAGCAAACCCTTTCCATTATCAAGCCCGATGGCACCGAGCGCAACCTGGTAGGCAAGATTGTCAGCCGTTTTGAGGAGGCCGGACTCAAGGTTGTAGCGATGAAGCGCAAGCGCCTCTCCGACCATGAGGCCAAAGGCTTTTACGCTGTCCACAAGGACCGCCCCTTCTTTGGTGAGCTGGTGCAGATGATGACCTCGGGCCCCGTCGTCCTCATGGTCCTCGAGGGCGAGAACGCCGTCGTTCGCAACCGTGAGCTCATGGGCGCCACGGATCCAGCTAAAGCCGCTGCGGGCACGATCCGTAAGGACTTTGCCAAGTCGATTGGCGAGAACACCGTGCATGGCTCTGACAGCCCAGAGAACGCACGCACCGAGGTGAACTACTTCTTCGCAGCGACGGAAGTGGGCTAA
- a CDS encoding DUF2339 domain-containing protein, with protein sequence MAELDEVLKDFEQRLSSVEAELRKLRGIAPAAEAEPRLTPSTETPHALPAHYEPRAVERAGAANAPIASVDSSTVLAIIGVVFVILAGAFFIKMSVDSGFLTPIRQVILATVVGVGFFLAPQFLAQHAKAYGAILAGAGTTILHLTWVGAFVVHQLVPATVALLCAGAVGIGSVVANFADGSRIYLLVAMAGTYLALPIVGYNSPDWIAMNTFLVIWNVSFSLTALVQKRRDVLFVACYFALFTLLLMTNLAHTEDQRTTLLVVQLLQLVVFGAAMLTYSVKHHEPLTSGESVALLIVLLLFYWSSDHLVSQITPSLAPLFGLAIGSFVMVVYYMARRYLGRELKSDQALITFTTITWVHCLYFQLLSEPLQPIVALVLAMGALLVWHRSPQELRIRLQWPLLITGSTVIYGAILTFFAVDTVTNLHLYNLAYGLTAVVTFGVMGTKKQPESRFVRYAEVLLGFGHLEVLLGLYRLSLDLSWSGALFVSMTWGLYAVLILAAANWWRDRTLGHSALLILLAVGLKAVFYDLVSTTNLVRVGCLLGGGLLLYGCGWVLKKMRTWEDR encoded by the coding sequence ATGGCCGAGTTGGACGAGGTGCTCAAGGATTTCGAGCAACGACTGAGCAGCGTGGAAGCCGAATTACGTAAACTCCGCGGCATAGCTCCAGCCGCCGAGGCTGAGCCACGTCTCACGCCGTCTACGGAGACGCCGCATGCTCTACCAGCACACTACGAGCCGCGGGCTGTAGAGAGAGCAGGTGCGGCCAATGCACCCATCGCATCGGTAGACTCCTCGACAGTTCTGGCAATTATTGGTGTCGTCTTTGTGATTCTGGCCGGTGCCTTTTTCATCAAAATGAGCGTGGATTCTGGGTTTTTGACGCCCATACGCCAGGTGATCCTAGCGACGGTAGTCGGCGTGGGCTTCTTTTTGGCACCCCAGTTTCTCGCACAACACGCTAAAGCCTACGGGGCGATTCTCGCTGGTGCCGGAACCACCATCCTCCACCTCACCTGGGTCGGTGCCTTTGTAGTTCACCAGTTAGTGCCAGCAACCGTGGCCCTGTTGTGTGCAGGCGCTGTTGGTATCGGCTCGGTGGTCGCCAATTTTGCCGATGGTAGTCGGATCTACCTTCTGGTCGCCATGGCCGGAACGTATCTGGCGCTGCCCATCGTTGGCTACAACAGTCCCGACTGGATTGCTATGAACACGTTTTTGGTGATCTGGAACGTGTCGTTTTCCCTAACCGCATTGGTTCAGAAGCGACGCGATGTTCTCTTCGTCGCTTGTTATTTTGCCCTGTTTACATTGCTACTCATGACAAATCTGGCGCACACCGAGGACCAACGCACAACGCTGCTTGTCGTGCAGCTACTTCAGCTCGTCGTATTTGGAGCAGCGATGCTCACCTATTCGGTTAAACATCATGAGCCGCTCACGTCCGGTGAGAGTGTGGCCTTGTTGATAGTGCTGCTATTATTCTACTGGTCATCGGATCATCTGGTATCACAAATCACACCATCATTGGCGCCGTTGTTTGGTCTCGCGATCGGAAGCTTTGTCATGGTTGTTTACTATATGGCGCGGCGGTACCTTGGTAGGGAATTAAAGAGTGATCAGGCGCTCATTACGTTCACGACAATCACCTGGGTACACTGTCTTTACTTTCAGTTGCTCAGTGAGCCCCTACAACCGATCGTAGCTCTTGTGCTCGCAATGGGGGCTTTACTCGTGTGGCACCGCTCACCACAAGAGCTCCGCATCCGCCTGCAATGGCCACTCCTTATCACGGGGTCGACCGTGATTTACGGTGCGATCTTGACCTTTTTTGCGGTCGATACCGTGACAAATTTGCACCTTTATAACCTCGCTTATGGTTTAACAGCCGTCGTTACCTTTGGCGTCATGGGAACAAAAAAGCAGCCTGAGTCCAGATTTGTCCGCTATGCTGAGGTCCTTCTGGGGTTCGGCCATCTCGAAGTTTTGCTCGGACTTTATCGTTTATCACTGGATCTCTCTTGGTCAGGCGCCCTGTTTGTTAGCATGACCTGGGGACTTTACGCCGTGCTCATCCTGGCTGCCGCCAACTGGTGGCGTGACCGAACTTTAGGGCACTCGGCGCTGCTCATTCTTCTGGCTGTTGGTCTCAAGGCCGTCTTTTACGACCTTGTAAGCACCACAAATCTAGTGCGTGTCGGCTGCTTACTCGGCGGCGGTCTGCTGCTGTATGGGTGTGGCTGGGTTTTAAAAAAGATGCGCACCTGGGAGGATCGTTGA
- a CDS encoding HEPN domain-containing protein: MTPSKVRKYKKEYAEELLRIAQSDLDAGHAIQAARSGRAENLAYFAEQVVEKSLKAVLCIREIAFPATHDLRQLIDLMGPSDVPPHGDALGELTIYGAVRRYEEGPWSLSWEEADLALSAAKDVLAWALACKG, translated from the coding sequence ATGACTCCATCTAAAGTTCGCAAGTACAAAAAAGAATACGCCGAAGAACTTTTGCGAATCGCACAGTCTGACCTCGATGCTGGTCACGCCATCCAAGCTGCACGTAGTGGTCGCGCGGAGAATCTCGCTTATTTTGCCGAGCAAGTGGTAGAGAAATCTCTAAAAGCTGTGCTTTGCATCAGAGAGATCGCTTTTCCTGCGACACATGATTTACGCCAACTGATAGATTTGATGGGACCGAGCGACGTTCCGCCGCATGGCGATGCTCTCGGAGAACTCACCATTTACGGCGCAGTCCGTCGTTATGAAGAAGGGCCTTGGAGTCTTAGTTGGGAGGAGGCCGATCTGGCTTTAAGCGCAGCCAAAGATGTGCTCGCCTGGGCCTTGGCTTGCAAAGGTTGA